From a single Tachypleus tridentatus isolate NWPU-2018 chromosome 6, ASM421037v1, whole genome shotgun sequence genomic region:
- the LOC143251608 gene encoding SCAN domain-containing protein 3-like, giving the protein MSDGLLASYEISKIIAKAGKPHNVGETVILSAVSVIISSVMKQNASEITNSIPLSNSSVSRRIDEMAEDVEKQLIAHLQVKQFALQLDESTLRDNEAILLAYENNIPLKNIIACATDGAPSMTGRYKGFIAHLKKAVPEVFCVHYVIHRQHLVAKKMSARLHDALTVLQGKDSDLISSKSAIAAFLRKLQLYKNNIRRRAFEQFPCLASVSSDLQDEDLALYGEYMENMHEDMQTRFSDLLMMVIPTWVSIPFEVNVADIDISLQEPLIELQSDEIMRAQFKDGKYNVWKTNDVATKFPLLWDKAQLYVIAFPTSYLVESGFSRVSQLLSKARNRLDIVKRGDLRLSLTSMEPDIKKLAAQHQPQGSH; this is encoded by the exons ATGAGTGATGGTTTACTGGCATCATATGAAATTAGCAAAATAATAGCAAAGGCAGGAAAACCCCATAATGTTGGTGAAACAGTAATTCTATCAGCAGTGTCTGTTATAATTTCGTcagttatgaaacaaaatgcaaGTGAAATTACTAATTCCATCCCTTTAAGCAACTCTTCTGTGTCACGACGCATTGATGAAATGGCAGAGGATGTAGAAAAACAATTGATAGCCCATTTGCAAGTGAAACAGTTTGCCCTTCAACTTGATGAATCCACTTTAAGAGATAATGAGGCCATTTTATTAGCATAT GAAAACAATATTCCACTCAAAAATATAATCGCTTGTGCTACTGATGGTGCACCATCTATGACAGGCAGATACAAAGGTTTTATTGCACATTTAAAAAAAGCTGTCCCGGAAGTATTTTGTGTTCACTACGTGATACACCGTCAACACTTAGTTGCAAAGAAAATGAGTGCACGTTTGCATGATGCCCTTACTGTC CTACAAGGAAAAGATTCTGATCTGATATCTAGTAAAAGTGCTATTGCTGCTTTTCTGAGGAAACTACAGTTGTATAAGAATAATATCAGGCGTCGTGCATTTGAACAGTTTCCTTGTTTGGCCTCTGTTAGCAGCGATTTGCAAGATGAAGATCTTGCATTATATGGTGAATATATGGAAAATATGCATGAAGATATGCAAACTCGGTTTAGTGACCTACTCATGATGGTTATACCGACCTGGGTTTCAATTCCTTTCGAAGTTAATGTTGCCGATATAGACATATCTTTGCAAGAGCCTCTCATCGAATTACAAAGTGATGAAATAATGCGTGCACAATTCAAAGATGGAAAGTACAATGTATGGAAGACAAATGATGTTGCTACAAAGTTCCCTTTGCTCTGGGATAAAGCACAGCTCTACGTTATTGCTTTTCCAACATCTTATCTTGTTGAATCGGGATTCAGTCGTGTTTCTCAACTGTTATCAAAAGCTCGCAATAGACTTGACATTGTGAAAAGAGGTGATCTTCGACTATCATTAACATCGATGGAACCAGATATAAAGAAACTCGCCGCGCAGCATCAACCACAGGGATCTCATTGA